One genomic region from Harpia harpyja isolate bHarHar1 chromosome 1, bHarHar1 primary haplotype, whole genome shotgun sequence encodes:
- the MPLKIP gene encoding M-phase-specific PLK1-interacting protein: MYRQSFRPPTPPYAGGGFRSPPSGGGPVPPSPRGYGSPHHTPPYGHRPGPYGSGHSPRGHGFHGGGGRFGSPSPGGQTPRRPQSVSPRYPAPYGGKSPAGAPLHPQQHKRSPGGFQRHYQGSPRTSTPFGTAHGREKRVSNDVENYYRPSMLEDPWAGLEPVSVTDINQQYSSEQTTYTGKKGRYFS, translated from the exons ATGTACCGGCAGAGCTTCCGCCCCCCGACGCCTCCGTACGCGGGCGGCGGCTTCCGGAGCCCTCCCTCTGGCGGGGGCCCCGTGCCACCCTCTCCGCGGGGCTACGGGAGCCCCCACCACACGCCGCCCTACGGCCACCGGCCTGGGCCTTACGGCAGCGGCCACTCGCCCCGAGGCCACGGTTTccacggcggcggcgggcggttCGGGAGCCCGTCGCCGGGGGGGCAGACCCCGCGCAGGCCGCAGAGCGTCAGCCCCCGGTACCCGGCTCCCTACGGCGGCAAATCCCCGGCTGGAGCTCCCCTGCACCCGCAGCAGCACAAGCGCTCGCCCGGGGGCTTCCAGAGGCACTACCAG GGATCACCCAGGACATCTACTCCATTTGGTACAGCGCATGGCAGAGAGAAAAGAGTGTCTAATGATGTGGAAAACTATTACAGACCTTCAATGCTTGAGGACCCATGGGCTGGCCTAGAGCCAGTTTCTGTTACAGACATAAACCAACAATACAGCAGTGAGCAAACAACATATACTGGTAAAAAAGGGAGGTATTTCAGCTAA